The DNA region AGAACGATCTCGGCGGCGCGTTGCATCGATCTCGGATCGGGGCGGACGAAGTTGAAACCCATCTCGACCGAGCTCGCGATCTTCTTTCTGCAGTTGGGGATTGCGGTCTTGGCGTAGTCAACGCCGTTTTGCTTGAGGGCGTCCATCCAAAGGATGCGGGGACCCTTGTAGTCTTTCCAATGGAGTCGGTGCCAGTCCGGTATGGGTGCGGGAACGTAGGCGAAGACCGGGAGTCCTTCGGCATTGAGCGCGCGCAGGAAGGTCAGGCGGGAGATGCCGGCGGCCTTCGCGTTGAAGTTCATGGTGAGGAGGTGGAAGGAAGGGCAGGCTGTCCGGGCGTATTTCGGAATCGATAGGAATTTCGCGTCGGCCAACCCGGCGCGCAGGCTTTCCACATTCTGGCGACGTCCGTCGATTTCCCGGTCGAGTTTCTTCAGCTGCTCGGTCAGGAGGACGGCGTTGATCGGGTTGAGACGGTAGGTGTAGACCAGCGAGTCGACATAGGGCCGCCAGCGGTCTGGGAAGCCTTTGTCGGGTGACCGTCCCATGTGCTGGGAGAGGAGGGCGGCCTTCCAATAGACATCCTCATCCCGGGTGACGAGATAGCCGGCTTCGGTGGTGGCGAGCAGCTTGCCGCCCATGCAGGAGAACCCGGCGGCGTGGCCGAAGCCGCCGACTTTCTTGCCACCGAGGGTCGCCCCGTGGGCCTGGCTGCCGTCCTCGATCACTGCGAGCCCATGTTTCGCCGCGATCTTCAAGATGCGCGGCATGGGTGCCGGCTGCCCGAAGATGTGGACGGCGAGGATGGCGCGGGTCTTTTTCGTGATGAGGGCTTCGATCGTAGCCGGGTCGATCAATCCTGTCTTTGGATCGACATCGGCGAAGATCGGGATGGCGCCCTGGTGGAGGATGCAGGAAATGGAGGCACCCCACGAATAGGGAGTGGTGATGACTTCGTCGCCGGGTCCGATTTCGAGCCCGGCCAGGGCCATCTGAAGGGCTCCGTGCCCGGAGCTTGTGCCGAGGCAGTGGAGGCCTCCGTGGTAGCGGCTGATGGCGTCCTCGGCTTCCCGGATGATGGGATCATGTTTGCCGAGCCCGACGGTGTGGCCGGTATCGAGCAGGTCCAGCACCCGGCGCTTGGCCCGGGCGGAGAACTGGGGGAAAAGCGGGGCCTTGACTTTGCCGACGGGATTGCCGCCAAGGAGGGCGAGTTTGGATTCGGTGGGGGTGCGGGACTTCGACTTTGAGGGCATGACGAAATCGTATTCCGCACTTCGGCTTGAAGACAATGAGCAATCAGCGGGAAAGGTTCAAAGGCGGTCCTGGTCGTATCGCAGACGGAAGTCATTAGAAGTGGGGGCGCATAATCCGACTGTCAGATTCGGAAAGCTAATAGTGGTCGCCCTGATTCCGTTGTAGGGCAATTAGTTGTTGTTGATGTGACGAAAACTGTCACTAATCTCGCCCCAGTCTTCACTTCCCCGAGAAGACTCCCTACCTGGCTGATTCGCCTGCGTCTCCGTCCAGCTGGTGCGTTTCATCGCGGCCAGTATCCGAACACAGATGACATCAAAATCAGCCACCTGCCTGATCGCCCTCCTGGCGATTCTGCTTTTGCCTGCTGACATCTTCTCAGCCGGTGATTACGCCGGCGATTGGAGGCCCCGCCTCCAGAGCCGGGCGGGCATCGATGTCGACACGGCCACCGGGGCCTTCATCGAGGAGATCAATCTCGTCAGTCTGCAAGGGGAGCGCGAACTCAGTCTGGGTCTGACCTACAACTCGAGCCTGGCCTCAAGCAGAAGAGGTGCCGTGGGATATGGCTGGACGCACCCGTATGAAGCGAAAATCGCCTTTCTCGGAGGTCAACTTACGGCCTTTCTGAATAACAATCAGTTGGCTTTCTATCCGAACAACGATCGGCCCTCGTGGTATTCGTCTGATGCTTTCGAGCCGAGTACGTTCGTGCTGGTGCAGCAACCAGATTATTTCGGCAGGAATTGGTTTCTGCGCCAGCATGGCAGTGGAACGGCCTACCATTTCACAGAATCCGGGAGATTGACGCGGATCACCGACAGTCACCTCAGAGAACTGACCGTGACCCGGTATCTGGATGGGTCGGTGGGCACGGTTTTGGAGCCGGTGACCCATCAGAAGATCGACCTTTACTACCGCAATATGAGCGCGAGTCGCTATCAGCACTACCCGCTGCTGAGCGTGGTCTCGTACGCTGATCTCTTTCGATTCCTGAAATACGACGAACACGCCCGCCTAAGTCGTATCTATGATCCAACCCGATTCTTTTCGGCGGTTTATGGTTCAGATGGTGGATTGGTGGACCCTGGAGAGGATGGTGCCTTCTACGACCTGAAGGTCACCCGCACCGACACGGGGCGCCTGGTTCGGGTAGTTGCGTTTATCGACGGCGAAAATCCGGAGAACCTTGTTGTGGCCGTGATCACACCAGGCGGGAAAAGAATTCCCGTGAATTACCGGTTCAACGGGGAAAACAGTTCTCGGAGTTTCCTGGTCATGTTGCTCCTTGATGACTATCTGGATGAGTCACCCGAAGGGACGTGGCGTCTCCATGTGGTCAACCAGTCAGAAAATCAGAGCTACCGAATTTCGGGTTTTGGGATCTCCCTCTCATACGATGCGGCGAACTGGACCGAGTATGACTACGTTCCCTGGCCTTCCAAGCGGATTGCCCGGGCAACCGACAGCGAGGGGAAACAGATCTATGCGAATCTGTATGACGCCAAAGGACGCGTGGAGCGCCAGTTCGGCGCGGCCGGCAGTCCATCGGTCTGGCAGTTCTCGTATGATGGTCCGAAGACAACTGTCGAGTCGGGTTCCCCGGCTCCGGGCCGGGGAAAATCCGCCGTGGAGTTCGTTCACGACGATTTGTTCAACCTGCTGTCCGTCAAAGACGAGATCGGGAACAAGACAGTCTTCACCTACCTGCCCGGGACCCGGAGCCGTACGTCGATCCTCGACCCGGAAGGGAATCTGACTCGTTTCGAGTATGCTTACTTCGATAAAGAGAGACTGACAGCGATTATCGAACCAAACGGCAGCACCACCCAATTCGAAACCTTTAATGGTTCTGATGTGGATTCGTATCGTTTGATATCCGTCAAGGACCAGCTGGGCCGTGAAACAAAGTTTGTCTCTTCGGCGGCGAAACTGGTGAATGTGACCAGCCCCAACGGGCAACGCCAATATAGAGAATACTCGGAAAAGGGTCAGTTGATAAAGGTGACGAATAAAGGGCTGCGTGCTTCAACCACCCAAGGCACCCTGGCTGTTCCGACGGACGTCGGGAATCAGGATTCCATCAGTTTCGAATATGATGCAAATGGTCGACTCAAGTCGGTCGTCCCTGATCATAATCGGGAGGAGACCGAATCGATCGAATACGACGGTGCCGGTCGACTGAAGACCCTGTCTGACGGCGCCTTCAACGCGTTTTCTTTCGATTACGATGCTCTTGGGAATATCGTCAAGCTGCAGAACGACCAGGGGGAGGCGATTCTGAAGACCTATGATTATCGCAACGAACTGGTGCGGGAAATGGACCCGATGGGCAAGGCCACTCTGTACGACTACAATGGTGATGGTAACCTGACCTCGATCACCAACGCACTCGGAGAGGTCACCACCTTCGGGTATGACCGTGACGGGCGCCTCGCCACGATCACCGACACAGCTGGCAATACAGCGGCCCGCTATACCTACGATCTGGCGGGCCGGGTGCAAACGGAGGTGGCCGACGGTGATCGATTCAACTACCGCTACGACAGGAACGGGAACACGGTTGAGGTTACAGACAGCTACGGGAGCACTCTCTCGGAGACAATCTACAATGAGCTCAATCTGCCGGTCTCAGTAATAGATGCCCGGGGCAAGGTCACCAATTACGAGTATGATGTTCTCGGGCAGGTGATCTCGCGAACTGACCCGAGCGGGGCCAAGACGTCATTTCGCTATGATGCCATGAACCGGATCGACCGGGTGACCGACGCGAACGGGAGATCCTTCACCCGGGTCTACGAATCCGACGACGTGGTGAAAGAGGTCATCGATGCGGACGGCAAGAAGACCTTATTCACCTACACGCCCAAGAACGAGCTGGCGACCATCACCACGCCCAAGGGCCAGGTCACCACCTTTGAGTACACGGGCAACGGCTTCGTCAACCGCTACGTCACTCCTTCGGGAAAGGTGCAGGAATACACCTACGACAAGGCCAATCGCCTCACCCGAACCTATCACGCGAAGTCGTCCCATCCCGACTACCTCTACGAATACGACAAGAACGGCAACCGGACGAAGGTCAGCACTCGGGCAGGTGCAACGGGGACTCCGGAGGTCAAGATTGTCCAGGCCTACGATGCCCTCAATCGGACCACGTCGGTCGAGGACGCCGAAGGCAAGACGGTCAGTTACGCCTACGACCCGGCTGGTCAGGTGGCCCAGGTGACCTATCCCGATTTGAAGGCTGTGGAGTACACCTATGATGAGGCGGGGCGGGTTGTGGCGCTCAGGGATTGGGCCGGCCGGGTGACACGTTACACTTGGGGTCCGGGCGGACAGATTGAGGCGATTGCCTTTCCGAACGGCACGTCTCGATCGATGCAATACAACGACCAGAGGATACTGCTGAAGCGCTCCGACTTTGATGCCCGGGGGGCGGTCATTGTGAGCTACGAATACTCGTATTCTGAAGACGGACGAATTTCCGCTGAGTTGGTCGCCGGTACATATCCAACGGCCTATTCACCGACTGAAACCACCTATACCTACGGTGAAGACAATGAGCTGACCGGCGACCAGTTCGCCTTCGACGCCGATGGCAACCTGACCCGCGGTCCGATCAACGGTCAGACGAATCTGCTGAACTGGAACGCACGCAACAATATGATCCAGGTGGGCGATCTCATCTTCCACTACGATGTCGAGGACCGCCTGGTCGGATGGACCAAGGGCGGGGAGACGGTCAAGCTGACCGTGGTGGACGCGGCCGAGGGGGCGAGGGTTCTGGTCGCGGCGAGTTCGACCGGATCTGTGACCCGCTATGTTTACGGGGTGGGACTCGTCTACGAGGAGACCGACGGAGTGATCAAGGTCCATCACTACGATGCGCGTGGAAGCACCACGGCCTTGTCCGGTGCGGACGGAACAGTCTCGGGCCGGATAAGCTACAGCCCGTTTGGATCGGTCATCGGAAGCGTCGACGATACGGATACGCTCTTCAAATACGGTGGTCTGTTCGGCGTGATGACGGTCCCGAATGGTCTGAATCATATGCGCTACCGGTGGTATTCGCCGGAGATGCGACGTTTTATTTCCATGGACTCGGTTCTGGGCGATATCGAACTGCCGGGCAGCCTGAATCGCTATGTCTACGCCGGGAACGACCCGATCAATTTCAATGACCCGCAGGGTGAGTTCTTGAACGGACTCACCGCGTTGGTTGGAGCGGGTATCGGGGCTGTGGTGGGGGCAACCATCGAAGTGGTCGGCTCAGCCATTGCCAACAAACCTATCGAGTGGAACAGGGTTGCTTCGGCCGCCATCGGCGGGGCGGTTACGGGCGGAATTATCGGGGCTCTTCCGGTTGCCGGCGCCTTGGGGTCAGGTGTCGGCTATTTTGCCAGTCGAGCGGCGGCTTCGGCAACGGGTAGCGTCGTTGAGGACGCTGCCTATTCGTTGTTGTCCGGCAAGGAATTTGATGTTGGGGACGTCGCATTCAATGCCGGTGTCAGTGCCGGTGTCTCCGTTGGCCTGGGGTTGGGTGGCAAGTACATCCCAACCACGGGTGCCTACAAGGCTGTGGCCAGCGGAGCCCGAAGGATTGGAAATGCGATTCGCCCCAATACCACTCGCAGCTCGATTGCCAAAGTGGCTGGTTTGGGCTCGGCTGATTCCGCTCTCAAAGCAGCGCTGAAAAGAGAAGCAAAGCGGGGGTTGAAACGCTCGGTAACCGGCGGTACCGGATTCGCCTGGGATGTCAGCTATGGGGACCGCTCAACGCCTCCCGGTAAGGCCGGAACCGTCATCAGGGGCGCGACCGGAGCGCCTACAAGCGCGATCGGGAAAGGCGGTGAATACCTGCACTACCAGCGCTTTCTCGAGGCGCTGACGGCCGCGGATCGTCCGTTGCCCGATCCAATCGAGAACCTTTCCACGTTTTAGCCAGATGTTTCGACTGAAACTCATCATCACGCAGGTTGTTTCGGTTCTCGCCATTGCTCTTGCCGGGTTTCCGCTGATCTCGGTCGGGCAACACTACAATCACGATCAGATCGGCCGTTTGAGCTCCGTCGTCTACCCCTCCGGCGACGGGGTTCGGTATGAGTACGATACGCGCGACAATCTGGTTAGAATAGGTACTTTTTTAGCTCCCACCCCACCGACGGATGTCTCCATCACCCGTTTGCCGGAGAACAAGGCGCAGTTGACGTGGGCTCATCCGATAAACGATAGAGTCGAGATAATCGGGTTCTTTATCGAAGCCGCCAACATCGGGTCTGCGGACTGGCAACCGTTGCAGCTCGATCCGCCCATCGGCCCGACAGAGAGAACCGCGACGGTGTATCTGTCGGATGGTGAGCAAGACTTCCGGATTGTGGCGATCGAAGGGTTCACCCGGTCGGCTCCCAGTTCAACCGTGCGCCTTGCCGCTCAGGAGGCGCTTCTGGTGACGACTCTGGTTGATGAAAATGATCACCAGCTCGGTCGAGGAGAAGGTGATTCGTTGCGTGAAGTGATCGAAGCGGCGGCGCCGGGTGATCGGATCGAATTTGCGATCGAACCGGGCGATCAAACATTCCTGCCGTTGGATATCGGTTTCCTGCCGCCTCCGGCGGTCGGATTGCTTCCTCTGCCTCCCGCCGCCCCTCCGTTCAGCACAATATTACTCAGGGCGATCGAGCTGGTCATTGACAAGGACCTGACCATCGACGCCTCCGGAGTTCCCGGCGGCATCACCATCGATGCGTTTCATGAATGCCGGGTTTTGCGGATCATCGGTGATGTGAAGGTCACCCTGAAAGACCTGACGATCCTCAATGGATTTGCGGACGACGGGGGTGGCATTTTCAGTGATCAAGCGGAGCTTGAGCTCCAGAACTGCCATCTTGTCGGCAACGAAGCAGTTTATGGCGGCGGGCTCTTCAGCCTCGAAGGCCGCGTCACGATGCTTGAAGGTTCGGTCTCGGATAATGTCGCCACCGGCAACGGGGGTGGGATCTTTTTGATTGATTCCGAATTGACAGTTCGGTTCGGCGAAGTCTCTGGAAATGCGGCGGGATTTTGGGGTGGGGGAGTTATCAACAACGGAGGAACGGTGACGATCGAGAATTCGTCCCTCTACAACAATCACGCCGATCGTGCCGGTGGAGGGCTCTTCAATTCGGATGGGGTCATGCTGGTTGTGAATTCCACTCTCAGCGGCAATTCGTCCGGGACCAATGAAGGAGGGGCAGCTGTGAACCCGTTCTTTGACCCCGACCGTGACGCCACCATGACCCTTCGCCATTGCACCATCGCCGGTAATGTCGGAGGCGGTGTGCTCAATGAATCCCCATCGGTTCTCGTCCTCGATAACACGATCCTCGCCAACAACACGAAGCTCAACGCGCCGCTTGATATGGAGGGCGACTTCACGGCCATCGGGGCCAATGTGGTGCGGGCACAGATCGGTGGAACGCGTCTGAGCGGCCCGGCTCCCCTGACGTCAGATCCGCTGCTTGACGATCTCGCCTCCTATGGCGCTTCGTCGACCATGCCACCCCTCGTTGGCTCGCCGGTCATTGACGCGGGTGTGGTCACGGCCAACACGCCGTCCACCGATCAGGAGTCGTCTTCCCGTCCGTATGGGCCGGCTCCGGACATCGGTGCGGTCGAATCGCGGTTGAGCGCCGACACCGACCTGAAATGGCTGACCACGACCGCAGGCACGATTCTGCCCACCTTCCGGTCCAAACGTCTCGACTATTCGGTCACGGTGTCGAGCTCGGTCACGTTGGCGGCTGTCCGTCCCGCCGCCAACGTCTTCGGGCAGACGATCGATGTGCGAATCAATGGAGGCGCATGGGCCACGGTCGATTCAAAAGATTCGTCGGCGGATCTTCCGCTTTTTCCCGGCGAGAACCCGATCCAGGTTCGGGTGACGGCCGAGAACGGTTCAACGACCAAGACCTATACCCTGAAGGTGATCCGGGGCGCCCGTGAAGAAACGAATACCGAACTCACCTCGTTGAGCCTCAGTGCGGGCGCACTCAGTCCGGCCTT from Opitutaceae bacterium includes:
- a CDS encoding DegT/DnrJ/EryC1/StrS family aminotransferase, whose translation is MPSKSKSRTPTESKLALLGGNPVGKVKAPLFPQFSARAKRRVLDLLDTGHTVGLGKHDPIIREAEDAISRYHGGLHCLGTSSGHGALQMALAGLEIGPGDEVITTPYSWGASISCILHQGAIPIFADVDPKTGLIDPATIEALITKKTRAILAVHIFGQPAPMPRILKIAAKHGLAVIEDGSQAHGATLGGKKVGGFGHAAGFSCMGGKLLATTEAGYLVTRDEDVYWKAALLSQHMGRSPDKGFPDRWRPYVDSLVYTYRLNPINAVLLTEQLKKLDREIDGRRQNVESLRAGLADAKFLSIPKYARTACPSFHLLTMNFNAKAAGISRLTFLRALNAEGLPVFAYVPAPIPDWHRLHWKDYKGPRILWMDALKQNGVDYAKTAIPNCRKKIASSVEMGFNFVRPDPRSMQRAAEIVLKVESHINTLRAWEKVQA
- a CDS encoding RHS repeat-associated core domain-containing protein, whose protein sequence is MTSKSATCLIALLAILLLPADIFSAGDYAGDWRPRLQSRAGIDVDTATGAFIEEINLVSLQGERELSLGLTYNSSLASSRRGAVGYGWTHPYEAKIAFLGGQLTAFLNNNQLAFYPNNDRPSWYSSDAFEPSTFVLVQQPDYFGRNWFLRQHGSGTAYHFTESGRLTRITDSHLRELTVTRYLDGSVGTVLEPVTHQKIDLYYRNMSASRYQHYPLLSVVSYADLFRFLKYDEHARLSRIYDPTRFFSAVYGSDGGLVDPGEDGAFYDLKVTRTDTGRLVRVVAFIDGENPENLVVAVITPGGKRIPVNYRFNGENSSRSFLVMLLLDDYLDESPEGTWRLHVVNQSENQSYRISGFGISLSYDAANWTEYDYVPWPSKRIARATDSEGKQIYANLYDAKGRVERQFGAAGSPSVWQFSYDGPKTTVESGSPAPGRGKSAVEFVHDDLFNLLSVKDEIGNKTVFTYLPGTRSRTSILDPEGNLTRFEYAYFDKERLTAIIEPNGSTTQFETFNGSDVDSYRLISVKDQLGRETKFVSSAAKLVNVTSPNGQRQYREYSEKGQLIKVTNKGLRASTTQGTLAVPTDVGNQDSISFEYDANGRLKSVVPDHNREETESIEYDGAGRLKTLSDGAFNAFSFDYDALGNIVKLQNDQGEAILKTYDYRNELVREMDPMGKATLYDYNGDGNLTSITNALGEVTTFGYDRDGRLATITDTAGNTAARYTYDLAGRVQTEVADGDRFNYRYDRNGNTVEVTDSYGSTLSETIYNELNLPVSVIDARGKVTNYEYDVLGQVISRTDPSGAKTSFRYDAMNRIDRVTDANGRSFTRVYESDDVVKEVIDADGKKTLFTYTPKNELATITTPKGQVTTFEYTGNGFVNRYVTPSGKVQEYTYDKANRLTRTYHAKSSHPDYLYEYDKNGNRTKVSTRAGATGTPEVKIVQAYDALNRTTSVEDAEGKTVSYAYDPAGQVAQVTYPDLKAVEYTYDEAGRVVALRDWAGRVTRYTWGPGGQIEAIAFPNGTSRSMQYNDQRILLKRSDFDARGAVIVSYEYSYSEDGRISAELVAGTYPTAYSPTETTYTYGEDNELTGDQFAFDADGNLTRGPINGQTNLLNWNARNNMIQVGDLIFHYDVEDRLVGWTKGGETVKLTVVDAAEGARVLVAASSTGSVTRYVYGVGLVYEETDGVIKVHHYDARGSTTALSGADGTVSGRISYSPFGSVIGSVDDTDTLFKYGGLFGVMTVPNGLNHMRYRWYSPEMRRFISMDSVLGDIELPGSLNRYVYAGNDPINFNDPQGEFLNGLTALVGAGIGAVVGATIEVVGSAIANKPIEWNRVASAAIGGAVTGGIIGALPVAGALGSGVGYFASRAAASATGSVVEDAAYSLLSGKEFDVGDVAFNAGVSAGVSVGLGLGGKYIPTTGAYKAVASGARRIGNAIRPNTTRSSIAKVAGLGSADSALKAALKREAKRGLKRSVTGGTGFAWDVSYGDRSTPPGKAGTVIRGATGAPTSAIGKGGEYLHYQRFLEALTAADRPLPDPIENLSTF
- a CDS encoding cadherin-like beta sandwich domain-containing protein; this translates as MFRLKLIITQVVSVLAIALAGFPLISVGQHYNHDQIGRLSSVVYPSGDGVRYEYDTRDNLVRIGTFLAPTPPTDVSITRLPENKAQLTWAHPINDRVEIIGFFIEAANIGSADWQPLQLDPPIGPTERTATVYLSDGEQDFRIVAIEGFTRSAPSSTVRLAAQEALLVTTLVDENDHQLGRGEGDSLREVIEAAAPGDRIEFAIEPGDQTFLPLDIGFLPPPAVGLLPLPPAAPPFSTILLRAIELVIDKDLTIDASGVPGGITIDAFHECRVLRIIGDVKVTLKDLTILNGFADDGGGIFSDQAELELQNCHLVGNEAVYGGGLFSLEGRVTMLEGSVSDNVATGNGGGIFLIDSELTVRFGEVSGNAAGFWGGGVINNGGTVTIENSSLYNNHADRAGGGLFNSDGVMLVVNSTLSGNSSGTNEGGAAVNPFFDPDRDATMTLRHCTIAGNVGGGVLNESPSVLVLDNTILANNTKLNAPLDMEGDFTAIGANVVRAQIGGTRLSGPAPLTSDPLLDDLASYGASSTMPPLVGSPVIDAGVVTANTPSTDQESSSRPYGPAPDIGAVESRLSADTDLKWLTTTAGTILPTFRSKRLDYSVTVSSSVTLAAVRPAANVFGQTIDVRINGGAWATVDSKDSSADLPLFPGENPIQVRVTAENGSTTKTYTLKVIRGAREETNTELTSLSLSAGALSPAFQPATVDYDTFAANEVTGTTVTATPAEKGATMAVRSNYGPFVPLVSGVASAPLVLKVGDNAIDVKITSKDGGTSLTYTVVVSRAAPDSSNADLASLSTDVGSLSPPFSRGRSVYRITTDEKTAASVTASVAQSGATMKLSVNGGSATTLNSGEASTSFGLAEGENIIRIIVTAVDGTTVHPYTLIITRIIEGVAVASADSQDAASQDASISGDGRFGAFSSSDSSLLVGDTNNAADIFVYDRMEDTLERISVDNNGIEGNDDSSRPSISADGRYVAFQSEATNLVPNDTNGDTERSRGSDIFVHDRIANATERISLTDSGGEANQASESPSISGDGRYVAFVSGANNLVTGYANGEFNVYVYDREATDPAEAITGISVPFGNYAANLNSLNPAISSDGSYVAFELSVDKSVDSTPGYQYRDIWLYNRATTGVERITGTEIGPSADTTDSRAPSISADGRFIAFESNLESLDFYDTNLAVDVFLYDRMDKSIRRVSSKAAQGGEDYMQSRNPSISGDGRYVAFESQASNLVDDDTNGSADIFLKDLQTGEIVRLSETLVGAEGNADSLLPSVSFDGRSVAYQTDATNLKANNTNDSTDVIVAFIKALNPSSLADLASLTTGSGRFAAMESPASAGVWSRI